One Anaerobaca lacustris DNA window includes the following coding sequences:
- the nagB gene encoding glucosamine-6-phosphate deaminase: MRVIIQDDYQMVSAWAAAYVARSINDFKPTARKPFVLGLPTGSSPLGMYKELIRLNRAKKVSFANVVTFNMDEYVGLPKSHPQSYYSFMWDNFFKKIDIKKSNANILNGNAKNLQAECDRYERKIKSYGGIQLFVGGIGPDGHIAFNEPGSSLASRTRVKTLTQDTIIANSRFFDGDLNKVPRTALTVGVATVMDARTVLIIVSGHNKARALEQAVEGGVNHMWTVSCLQLHPHGIIVCDDDATAEMKVGTVNYFKDIEIRNLDPKKVLAGTRRK; this comes from the coding sequence ATGAGGGTCATCATCCAGGATGATTACCAGATGGTCAGTGCCTGGGCGGCGGCGTACGTCGCCCGGTCGATCAACGATTTCAAGCCGACGGCTCGAAAGCCGTTCGTGCTCGGCCTGCCTACCGGCTCGTCGCCGCTCGGCATGTACAAGGAGCTGATCCGCCTGAATCGGGCCAAGAAGGTCAGCTTCGCCAACGTTGTGACGTTCAACATGGACGAGTACGTGGGGCTGCCGAAATCGCACCCGCAGAGCTACTACTCCTTCATGTGGGACAACTTCTTCAAGAAGATCGACATCAAGAAGTCCAACGCGAACATCCTTAACGGCAATGCGAAGAACCTCCAGGCCGAGTGCGACCGCTACGAGAGGAAGATCAAGAGCTACGGCGGCATCCAACTGTTCGTCGGCGGGATCGGTCCGGACGGGCACATCGCCTTCAACGAGCCCGGCTCGTCGCTGGCCAGCCGCACCCGCGTCAAGACGCTGACCCAGGATACCATCATCGCGAACTCCCGCTTCTTCGACGGCGATCTGAACAAGGTGCCGCGCACCGCGCTGACCGTCGGCGTAGCGACCGTGATGGACGCCAGGACGGTGCTGATTATCGTCTCCGGGCACAACAAGGCCCGCGCGTTGGAGCAGGCCGTCGAAGGCGGCGTCAACCACATGTGGACCGTCTCCTGTCTGCAATTGCACCCGCACGGGATCATCGTCTGCGACGATGACGCGACAGCGGAGATGAAGGTCGGCACGGTCAACTACTTCAAGGATATCGAGATACGCAACCTGGACCCGAAGAAGGTCCTCGCCGGGACGCGACGCAAGTAG